The genomic stretch TGCAAATCCCGCAGCTATCAGCCGATGGACCTTCTGGAGGCCAGCGCAGTAGACCGCAAGCGCGCCATGGTGGAGTGCCCGGCCTTGATCAAGGCCTATCTGCGCCTGGGCGGCACCGTGGGAGACGGTGCCTTTGTCGACCACGGGTTTAACACCACCGATGTGCTTATGATCCTGGATACCGCTCGTATGACTGAACGACAAAAGCGGTTCTACAGCACTCCAACGGCCCGGGCTTAACAAGATGTCTGCGACCTGGAATGAAGGCGAGCCCCCGGAGCCGCTGCGGATCTCGCCCTCTGGCTGGGGGCTGATCCTACTGCGCGCCAGTGTGCTGGGAACCTTGGTGTTTGGCGGATTGATAATCCTGCTCTTGGTTCGTCTGGTCGAGCGGCCGCTCTGTGGACTGCACCGGCCTGTCACTCCCTTTATTACGCAGTTCGTTTGTCGCAATGCCTTTCGTATCCTAGGGATCGGCTTTGCGGCCCATGGCACCCTGATGAAACATCGCGGTGCCGTGGTGGCCAATCACACATCCTGGTTGGATATTTTTGCGCTTAACGCCAAAAAACGCATCTATTTTGTGTCCAAGGCTGAGGTCGCCGCCTGGCCCGGCATTGGCTGGCTGGCCCGTGCCACTGGAACGGTCTTTATCGAACGCAACCGTGCCCGCGCAAAGGAGCAGACCGAACTGTTTGAGGCACGGCTTATGGCAGGGCATAAGCTGCTGTTTTTCCCCGAAGGCACCTCCACCGATGGGCTCCGGGTTTTGCCCTTTAAAACAACGCTTTTTGCGGCGTTTTTTGGGGAACACCTGCGGGACATTTGCTACATCCAACCGGTATCTGCAGTGTTCCATGCGCCCAAAGAGGCAGAAGAGCGGTTCTATGGCTGGTGGGGCGATATGGAGTTCGGGCCACATCTGCTGAAAACCCTGGCCTCGCG from Phaeobacter sp. G2 encodes the following:
- a CDS encoding 1-acyl-sn-glycerol-3-phosphate acyltransferase, with amino-acid sequence MSATWNEGEPPEPLRISPSGWGLILLRASVLGTLVFGGLIILLLVRLVERPLCGLHRPVTPFITQFVCRNAFRILGIGFAAHGTLMKHRGAVVANHTSWLDIFALNAKKRIYFVSKAEVAAWPGIGWLARATGTVFIERNRARAKEQTELFEARLMAGHKLLFFPEGTSTDGLRVLPFKTTLFAAFFGEHLRDICYIQPVSAVFHAPKEAEERFYGWWGDMEFGPHLLKTLASRRQGRVELTYHAPLKVSDFANRKALAAECERIVRQGHAKMRK